A region from the Helcococcus ovis genome encodes:
- a CDS encoding energy-coupling factor transporter transmembrane component T — MIDRKTVDPRIKLTLLPIVGFTSFFISDTILLFGLIVFAFFLYVHSGMWERALRFILFFVLLYCIELGLRKFPEASIVFAIYMFIYFASRMTLIAMFGGYITKTTSVSEMLEALNRMKVPRSIGIPFSVLLRFVPTIKIELKALKENMKIRGIVTSRFFPLLHPIKYIEYTLVPLLMRMIKISDELSASALIRGLDSDEKRVTLTELQFRKTDLMIGLLGALMIALVIVIQKIY; from the coding sequence TTGATAGATAGAAAAACAGTTGATCCGAGAATAAAACTTACTCTACTTCCAATTGTTGGATTTACGAGCTTTTTTATAAGCGATACAATTCTACTTTTCGGACTGATTGTCTTTGCCTTTTTTTTGTATGTACACAGCGGAATGTGGGAAAGAGCTTTACGCTTTATTTTGTTTTTTGTGCTTCTATACTGCATAGAGTTAGGGCTTCGAAAGTTCCCAGAAGCAAGCATCGTATTTGCAATATATATGTTTATCTACTTTGCGTCAAGAATGACCTTAATTGCTATGTTTGGTGGATATATAACAAAGACTACAAGTGTAAGTGAAATGCTGGAAGCGTTAAATAGAATGAAAGTACCAAGAAGCATTGGTATACCTTTTAGTGTTTTGCTTAGGTTTGTACCAACTATAAAAATAGAACTCAAGGCATTAAAAGAGAATATGAAGATTCGAGGAATCGTAACAAGCAGATTTTTCCCATTGCTACATCCAATTAAATATATTGAATATACGCTTGTTCCGCTTTTAATGAGAATGATTAAGATTTCAGATGAACTGTCAGCTTCAGCACTTATTAGAGGACTTGATAGTGATGAGAAGAGGGTAACATTAACAGAATTGCAGTTTAGAAAAACAGACTTAATGATTGGACTATTAGGAGCTTTGATGATT
- a CDS encoding ABC transporter ATP-binding protein, translating to MFREMLKLLTKTGKRDLIISSVFFALYGLSSIAMIVIVFSILFQIFDGTSLDMLYKYFIAIGLLVVFKGICNMVADMKKHSAGFDIVQQIRERMIIKLKKFSLGFYTNERLGEINTILHKDVDNMSLVVGHMWSRMFGDFLIGAVVFVGLASIDFKLSIIMAVSVTIALIFLYLTIKQSEKIENQNNSALLDMVSLFVEYVRGIPVLKSFSNNKSLDNELMNKTKKFGETSKAASRFKAKQLSIFGFLLDIGYLVLLIAGAILVIKGSLDVLHFIIFAVISKEFYKPFASMEQHYMYYVSAIDSYERLSRILYADVIPDKVNGIVPKDNDIAFENIDFSYEKDEFKMEKLSFSIAEKTMTALVGESGSGKTTITNLLLRFYDVHKGKITLGGVDIREIPYDELLDRISIVMQNVQLFDNTIEENIKVGKKGATKEEIIEAAKKARIHDFIMSLPKGYGTDIGENGGILSGGQRQRISIARAFLKDAPILILDEMTSNVDPVNESLIQDAITELAKNRTVLVVAHHLKTIQKADQILVFQKGTLLEKGKHGELLEKDGYYTKLWKAQYEVYP from the coding sequence ATGTTTAGAGAAATGTTAAAGCTACTTACAAAAACCGGGAAGAGAGATTTGATTATATCAAGTGTATTCTTTGCCCTTTATGGACTAAGCTCCATAGCTATGATTGTTATCGTATTTTCTATACTGTTTCAGATATTTGATGGGACGAGTTTAGATATGCTTTATAAATATTTTATTGCGATTGGATTACTTGTAGTCTTCAAAGGTATTTGTAATATGGTCGCAGATATGAAAAAGCATAGTGCAGGTTTTGATATTGTTCAGCAAATCAGAGAGCGAATGATTATTAAGTTGAAAAAATTCAGTTTGGGATTTTATACCAATGAAAGACTGGGAGAAATCAATACAATTTTACACAAAGATGTTGATAATATGTCCCTTGTTGTAGGACACATGTGGTCGAGAATGTTTGGTGATTTTTTGATAGGTGCAGTCGTATTTGTTGGTCTTGCAAGTATTGATTTCAAACTTTCTATTATTATGGCTGTATCTGTTACGATTGCACTTATCTTTCTATATTTGACAATTAAGCAATCTGAAAAAATAGAAAATCAGAACAACTCCGCTCTTTTAGATATGGTTAGTTTGTTTGTTGAATATGTTAGAGGAATACCTGTATTAAAGAGCTTTTCAAACAATAAGAGCTTGGATAATGAGCTTATGAACAAGACAAAAAAGTTTGGAGAAACAAGCAAAGCAGCTTCAAGATTTAAGGCAAAACAGTTATCTATATTTGGTTTTTTACTGGATATTGGATATTTAGTTCTTTTAATTGCAGGAGCAATACTTGTTATAAAGGGAAGTCTTGATGTACTTCATTTTATTATCTTTGCAGTAATTTCAAAAGAGTTTTATAAGCCGTTCGCTTCTATGGAACAACACTATATGTACTATGTTTCGGCGATAGATAGTTACGAAAGACTTTCAAGAATTTTATATGCAGATGTAATCCCGGATAAAGTGAATGGAATTGTTCCGAAAGATAATGATATAGCTTTTGAAAACATAGATTTTTCTTATGAAAAAGATGAATTTAAAATGGAAAAATTGAGCTTTTCTATTGCTGAAAAAACAATGACAGCCTTAGTTGGAGAATCAGGTAGTGGAAAGACTACTATAACTAACCTGCTTTTAAGATTTTATGATGTGCATAAAGGGAAAATTACACTTGGCGGTGTGGATATTAGAGAGATTCCTTATGATGAACTTTTGGATCGTATCAGCATCGTTATGCAAAATGTTCAGCTGTTTGATAATACCATTGAAGAAAACATCAAGGTAGGCAAAAAAGGAGCGACAAAAGAAGAAATCATCGAAGCGGCAAAGAAAGCAAGGATCCATGATTTCATTATGAGTTTACCAAAAGGTTATGGAACGGATATTGGAGAAAACGGCGGAATATTGTCAGGCGGACAAAGGCAGAGAATATCTATTGCAAGAGCTTTTCTAAAAGATGCACCGATTTTAATTCTTGATGAAATGACAAGTAATGTTGACCCTGTCAATGAGTCGCTGATACAAGATGCCATTACAGAGCTTGCAAAGAATAGAACTGTACTTGTAGTGGCTCATCATTTAAAAACAATTCAAAAAGCAGATCAAATTCTTGTATTCCAAAAAGGAACACTGCTTGAAAAAGGAAAGCATGGGGAACTTCTTGAGAAAGATGGCTACTACACAAAATTATGGAAAGCTCAGTATGAGGTGTATCCATGA
- a CDS encoding TspO/MBR family protein, with translation MKTISTRVKSWINLIAFVITLIVNYLTASGFINGMSQKAVSNKYNTLITPAGFAFSIWGLIYLLIGISLVYMLLKNKETKVKILINIITPIFLFNCLFNILWNISFSYEKIGISTIFIFLMLINLILINKKLYDYRKEIEYRLTSVAFGIYGGWITIASSVNILAFLISINWDSFGISQTIWAPIILLITIIISTLVNMKLNNAVYLLPIAWAIFGIIMKINNGDNQTIYGPYIMPLGIIGIVILVVLSIIQFKKNNYCVIKK, from the coding sequence TTGAAAACAATAAGTACGAGAGTTAAATCATGGATTAATTTAATAGCATTTGTAATAACATTAATAGTAAATTATTTGACAGCATCTGGATTCATTAATGGGATGAGTCAGAAGGCTGTATCTAATAAATATAATACATTAATTACACCTGCTGGTTTTGCATTTTCAATTTGGGGGTTAATATATTTATTAATCGGAATATCTTTAGTTTATATGTTATTAAAAAACAAAGAAACAAAAGTTAAAATTTTAATTAATATTATAACACCAATATTTCTATTTAACTGCTTATTTAACATTTTATGGAATATTAGTTTTTCATATGAAAAAATAGGAATATCTACGATATTTATATTTTTAATGCTAATAAATCTAATTTTAATAAATAAAAAATTATATGATTATAGAAAAGAAATAGAGTATAGACTTACAAGTGTTGCTTTTGGCATATATGGAGGATGGATAACGATAGCTTCATCTGTTAATATCCTTGCTTTTTTAATAAGTATTAATTGGGATAGTTTTGGAATTTCTCAAACAATTTGGGCACCAATAATTTTATTGATTACTATAATTATATCCACTTTAGTAAATATGAAATTAAATAATGCGGTATATTTATTGCCTATAGCTTGGGCCATTTTTGGAATAATAATGAAAATTAATAATGGAGATAATCAAACGATTTATGGACCATACATTATGCCATTAGGAATTATCGGAATTGTTATTTTAGTAGTACTTTCGATAATACAATTTAAGAAAAACAATTACTGTGTTATAAAAAAATAG
- a CDS encoding ABC transporter ATP-binding protein yields MNRYFMKKYAMSKKGASNLSKAIFSRTILNFTKLFPPMIAFAFLFQYLGRVEGIKSHVNLTLTNYLIIIAVMLIVMFIVARWDYKRLYTNVYMESANIRIDVANRLKKLPLSYFGKRDLTDIATTMMDDITLYEQIFSHSVPHIYATAISTLIISIMILIYNWKMGLATIWVMPISLLIAYLAKKTQKKSLNKWVKSSREVFDYLQENIEQIGEIKSYNLEKKSLNKFYSMLDKLKKDKVRVELVSGVSTGFAKILLKLGIVSVALTGANMFIAGEINILVYIVFLMLTVSIYLPIEEIISFMAMIVMLDSVVSRIKEIKTMPIQEGKTEMHPKNYDIEFKDVHFGYEDYSVINGVTFDAKQGEVTALIGESGSGKSTLAKLAVRFWDVDKGRILLGGEDISKIEPETLLKNFSIVFQDVVLFNSSIKNNIKIGKKDASDEEIIKAAKVARCYEFINKLPDGIETIIGENGQKLSGGERQRISIARAILKDAPIILMDEATASLDVENESLIQEALSELIKNKTVIVIAHRLRTIRNADKIVLLNEGKIEAIGKDEDLCKNSKYIKIC; encoded by the coding sequence ATGAATAGATATTTTATGAAGAAATATGCTATGTCAAAAAAGGGAGCAAGTAACCTTTCTAAAGCGATTTTTTCTCGCACAATTTTAAACTTTACAAAGCTATTTCCGCCAATGATTGCTTTTGCTTTTTTATTTCAATATTTAGGTAGAGTTGAAGGTATTAAATCACATGTTAATCTTACATTAACTAATTATTTAATTATTATAGCGGTCATGCTTATTGTAATGTTTATTGTAGCAAGATGGGATTATAAAAGACTTTATACCAATGTATATATGGAAAGTGCCAACATAAGGATTGATGTCGCTAATAGACTAAAAAAACTTCCTCTTTCTTACTTTGGCAAAAGAGATTTAACGGATATTGCGACAACGATGATGGATGATATTACTTTGTATGAACAAATATTTTCACATTCCGTTCCACATATATATGCTACAGCAATTTCTACTTTAATAATTTCCATAATGATTCTTATATACAATTGGAAAATGGGATTAGCAACAATTTGGGTAATGCCTATATCACTTTTAATCGCATATTTAGCAAAGAAAACGCAAAAAAAGTCGTTAAATAAATGGGTTAAAAGCAGTAGAGAAGTATTTGATTATTTGCAGGAAAATATTGAACAAATTGGTGAAATAAAATCCTATAACTTAGAAAAAAAATCACTTAATAAATTTTATTCGATGCTAGATAAACTTAAGAAAGATAAGGTAAGGGTTGAGCTTGTTTCAGGAGTTTCGACAGGTTTTGCTAAGATACTACTTAAACTTGGGATTGTAAGTGTGGCTCTTACTGGTGCAAATATGTTTATTGCAGGTGAAATTAATATACTTGTTTATATAGTATTTTTAATGTTAACGGTTAGTATTTACCTTCCCATAGAAGAAATTATAAGCTTTATGGCAATGATAGTAATGCTTGATAGTGTTGTTTCCAGGATAAAAGAAATAAAAACTATGCCAATTCAAGAAGGTAAGACCGAAATGCATCCTAAAAATTATGACATAGAATTTAAAGATGTTCATTTTGGATATGAAGATTACTCTGTAATTAATGGAGTCACTTTTGATGCTAAGCAGGGAGAAGTAACTGCACTAATTGGAGAATCAGGAAGTGGAAAGAGTACACTTGCTAAGCTGGCAGTAAGATTTTGGGATGTAGATAAGGGGAGGATATTATTAGGTGGAGAAGATATAAGCAAGATTGAGCCGGAAACACTGTTAAAGAATTTTTCTATTGTATTCCAAGATGTGGTTTTATTTAATTCCAGTATAAAAAATAATATTAAAATTGGTAAAAAAGACGCAAGTGACGAAGAAATTATAAAAGCTGCAAAAGTGGCAAGATGTTATGAATTTATAAATAAGTTGCCCGATGGTATAGAAACTATTATAGGAGAAAATGGACAAAAACTTTCAGGAGGTGAACGTCAAAGAATATCTATTGCTCGTGCAATACTTAAAGATGCTCCTATCATTTTAATGGATGAAGCAACTGCATCACTTGATGTCGAAAATGAGAGCCTTATTCAAGAAGCTTTGTCTGAGCTAATAAAAAATAAAACTGTTATAGTCATTGCTCATAGACTTAGAACTATTAGAAATGCAGATAAAATCGTTCTATTAAATGAAGGCAAGATAGAAGCTATAGGAAAAGATGAAGACCTTTGTAAGAATTCAAAATATATAAAAATATGTTAG
- a CDS encoding YbgA family protein: protein MEDKEERTKCEKLWAKNKYLVLSKSHRDYLKIREYLKNDKISFDLLQKKIEHAKNLKESIKDFNNAILHIWGYFKNSANDVEKKEMFIKLDQYNSGEIDQKSVIDYINDVLLKKYPNNYLQDSTLLKGK from the coding sequence ATGGAAGATAAAGAAGAAAGAACAAAATGTGAAAAGTTATGGGCAAAAAATAAATATCTGGTTCTCAGTAAATCACATAGAGATTATTTGAAAATTAGAGAATACTTAAAAAATGATAAAATAAGCTTTGATTTATTACAGAAAAAAATAGAGCATGCAAAAAATTTAAAAGAAAGTATAAAAGATTTCAATAATGCTATTCTTCACATATGGGGTTATTTTAAAAATAGTGCTAATGATGTTGAAAAGAAGGAAATGTTTATTAAACTTGATCAATATAATTCAGGAGAGATTGATCAAAAATCTGTAATTGATTATATAAATGATGTTTTACTGAAGAAATATCCAAATAATTATTTGCAAGATTCCACCTTATTGAAAGGCAAATGA
- a CDS encoding TetR/AcrR family transcriptional regulator has translation MAQVLKEEVRNRILESAEKVFYKKDYRGAKLTDIAKEANIPVALIYTYFKNKEVLFDAVISSVYINFESAFNEEESLEKGSASERFDEVGENYIHELLKERKKLIILMDKSSGTKHTEAKQKLISQMQVHIEVSLKRQSKQEYDPMLAHILASNFTEGLLEIARHYQSEEWAKDMLKLIARCYYKGVESL, from the coding sequence ATGGCACAAGTATTAAAAGAAGAAGTTAGAAATAGAATACTCGAATCAGCAGAAAAAGTATTTTATAAAAAGGATTATAGAGGTGCTAAATTAACAGATATTGCAAAAGAAGCAAATATTCCCGTTGCCTTAATCTATACCTATTTCAAAAATAAGGAAGTTTTGTTTGATGCAGTAATAAGTTCTGTTTATATAAATTTTGAGTCAGCTTTTAATGAGGAAGAATCTTTGGAAAAGGGTTCTGCCTCTGAAAGGTTTGATGAAGTTGGAGAAAATTATATTCATGAACTTTTAAAAGAGCGTAAGAAGTTAATTATTTTAATGGATAAAAGTTCAGGTACAAAGCATACAGAAGCAAAACAAAAACTCATATCACAAATGCAGGTTCATATTGAAGTAAGTTTAAAAAGACAATCGAAACAGGAATATGATCCAATGCTTGCCCATATTTTAGCAAGTAACTTTACAGAGGGTCTTCTTGAAATAGCAAGACACTATCAAAGTGAAGAGTGGGCAAAAGATATGCTAAAACTTATTGCAAGGTGTTATTACAAGGGAGTTGAATCTCTATAA
- a CDS encoding ABC transporter ATP-binding protein, translating into MILLKDVSYEWEDGRTALKNINLEIKKGEFVLISGKSGSGKSTLGSVMNGLIPHYYRGKMQGEAFVSGKDISKLLLHEVGHIVGTVFQDPRSQFFTTTTDEEIAFGLQTICKSRDEIKQRVEEVYVELDTPELKGKSVFELSSGQKQKIAIASIYAMNPKVLILDEPSANLDMKATFDLFLILEKLKKKGTTVVLIEHRLYYVKSLFDRFLLVKDGEIVQDLSREEVIHLERDFWDENGLRTLELEEYRISEKKDLYQLNDESISGKGLKFCYPSATKVGNKQNQYILNHLDFNMECGKAIGLIGLNGTGKTTFARVISGLEKIKEGKIWAEKDKSLNHKDLMNMSYFVFQDSDYQLFAESVLDEMLLGISIKDKKENTQKAKSILNILGLDKYIDKHPFALSRGEKQRLTIACGMMKRAKVFIYDEPTSGCDKDSMLSVAKLIEEQLKNGITVLVISHDFEFLANTVSKLWVMGDGKIEDVLNMSESNKFLILDKMRGGRELDR; encoded by the coding sequence ATGATTTTGTTAAAAGATGTTTCTTATGAATGGGAAGATGGGCGAACTGCTTTAAAAAATATTAATCTTGAAATTAAAAAAGGTGAATTTGTTTTAATTTCAGGAAAAAGTGGAAGTGGTAAAAGCACTCTTGGAAGTGTAATGAATGGTCTTATTCCGCATTATTACAGGGGCAAAATGCAAGGGGAGGCCTTTGTGTCCGGAAAAGATATAAGCAAATTATTACTTCATGAAGTAGGGCATATTGTGGGGACTGTATTTCAAGATCCAAGAAGTCAGTTTTTCACGACAACGACAGATGAAGAAATAGCTTTTGGGCTTCAAACTATCTGCAAATCAAGAGATGAAATCAAACAGAGAGTAGAAGAAGTATATGTGGAGTTGGATACCCCGGAACTTAAAGGAAAATCTGTTTTTGAATTATCAAGCGGGCAGAAACAAAAGATAGCTATTGCAAGCATCTATGCAATGAATCCGAAAGTTTTAATTTTAGATGAGCCTTCAGCAAATTTGGATATGAAAGCAACATTTGACCTATTTTTAATTTTGGAAAAATTAAAGAAAAAAGGAACAACTGTTGTTCTAATTGAACATCGTTTGTACTATGTAAAATCTTTATTTGACCGTTTTCTTTTGGTGAAAGATGGAGAAATTGTACAGGACTTGAGTCGGGAAGAAGTTATCCATCTTGAAAGGGATTTTTGGGATGAGAATGGACTAAGAACTCTTGAATTAGAAGAATACAGGATAAGTGAGAAGAAAGATTTATATCAATTAAATGATGAAAGTATCAGTGGGAAAGGCTTGAAATTTTGTTACCCAAGTGCAACTAAGGTTGGAAATAAGCAAAACCAATACATCTTAAATCATCTTGATTTCAATATGGAGTGCGGAAAAGCCATTGGTCTTATTGGGTTAAATGGTACCGGGAAAACTACTTTTGCAAGGGTAATTTCAGGACTTGAGAAGATAAAAGAGGGGAAAATATGGGCGGAGAAAGATAAGTCGCTTAATCATAAAGATTTAATGAATATGTCATATTTTGTATTTCAAGATTCAGACTATCAGTTGTTTGCGGAAAGTGTACTTGATGAAATGCTGCTTGGTATTTCAATTAAAGATAAAAAAGAAAATACTCAAAAGGCAAAGTCTATTTTGAATATACTAGGCTTAGATAAATATATAGATAAACATCCGTTTGCTTTATCAAGAGGAGAAAAACAAAGATTGACAATAGCTTGTGGAATGATGAAACGGGCAAAAGTTTTTATCTATGATGAACCAACATCAGGTTGTGATAAAGACTCAATGCTTTCAGTGGCAAAATTGATTGAAGAACAATTAAAAAATGGGATAACAGTTTTGGTGATAAGTCATGATTTTGAGTTTTTAGCGAACACAGTGAGCAAGCTCTGGGTAATGGGAGATGGAAAAATAGAAGATGTTTTGAATATGAGTGAAAGTAATAAATTTCTCATATTAGACAAGATGAGAGGAGGTAGAGAGCTTGATAGATAG
- a CDS encoding ABC transporter ATP-binding protein — MQEKELRKKVIGKNGLSNLLLALKIVFDLIPQILLVYLISSLIANNISEDNLKHIFLGIFISFALKGVFYYFATKVAHEKAYEKLTELRLDIIDHLKKLNLGFFKEHNTGELTNIMQHDVEQVEVYLAHGLPEIMAVTLLPTIIFIAMIFVDWRLAFGMIVGVPLMYLVKVLSQKTMNKNFAIYFNHESRMREELMEYVKNISVVKAFAKEEEISERTLKTARQYIYWVKKSMGAITIPMGLIDIFMEIGVVIVMILGSIFLYHGNITTSNFMLAIILSSAFTASISKTATLQHFSIVFKEAIKAIGKVLTVPLPNKKIEQGLEFGNIEFKDVNFAYGKDGFELKDINLTFKKNSLNAFVGASGCGKSTVSNLLMGFWDTDSGQIKIKGKDIKEYSQENISMLIGSVQQEVILFDLSIFENIAIGKLNATKEEVIEAAKKARCHDFISALPNGYETRIGEMGVKLSGGEKQRISIARMILKNAPILILDEAMAAVDSENERLIGEAIDDLSKDKTVITIAHHLNTIRDSDQIIVMDKGVVLDAGSHEELMKRCEFYKDMVEAQNKVDRWNLKEVLTENV, encoded by the coding sequence ATGCAGGAAAAAGAATTAAGGAAAAAAGTGATTGGGAAAAATGGTTTATCCAATTTACTTCTTGCTTTAAAAATAGTATTTGATTTGATACCACAAATCTTACTTGTATATTTGATTAGTTCCTTAATTGCAAATAATATTAGCGAAGATAATTTGAAGCATATTTTCTTAGGAATCTTTATATCATTTGCATTAAAAGGAGTGTTTTATTATTTTGCAACAAAGGTTGCTCATGAGAAAGCATACGAAAAATTGACAGAACTTAGGTTAGATATTATAGATCATCTAAAAAAATTAAATTTAGGATTTTTCAAAGAACATAATACAGGAGAGCTTACCAATATTATGCAGCATGATGTAGAGCAAGTGGAGGTATATCTTGCTCATGGCTTGCCTGAAATAATGGCGGTTACACTTTTACCTACTATCATTTTCATAGCTATGATTTTTGTAGACTGGCGTCTTGCATTTGGAATGATTGTAGGTGTTCCGCTCATGTATTTGGTAAAAGTTCTTTCTCAAAAAACGATGAATAAAAACTTTGCAATTTACTTTAATCATGAAAGCAGGATGAGAGAAGAGCTAATGGAATATGTAAAAAATATTTCTGTTGTTAAGGCTTTTGCAAAAGAAGAGGAGATTAGCGAAAGAACATTAAAAACTGCAAGACAGTATATTTACTGGGTTAAAAAGAGCATGGGTGCCATTACTATTCCAATGGGACTTATTGACATATTTATGGAAATTGGAGTAGTTATTGTTATGATTTTGGGAAGCATTTTTCTTTATCATGGTAATATTACAACATCTAATTTTATGCTCGCTATTATTTTATCATCTGCTTTTACTGCATCTATAAGTAAGACGGCTACCTTGCAACATTTTTCTATTGTGTTTAAGGAGGCTATAAAGGCAATTGGAAAAGTTTTAACAGTTCCACTTCCAAACAAAAAGATAGAACAAGGTTTAGAATTTGGAAATATAGAATTTAAAGATGTGAATTTTGCATACGGAAAAGATGGTTTTGAGCTTAAAGATATCAATTTGACTTTTAAGAAAAATAGCTTGAATGCCTTTGTAGGGGCAAGCGGTTGTGGGAAAAGTACCGTATCTAATCTGCTTATGGGATTTTGGGATACAGACAGCGGACAAATAAAAATAAAAGGAAAAGACATAAAAGAATATAGTCAAGAAAATATCTCAATGCTGATTGGTAGTGTGCAACAAGAAGTTATTCTTTTTGATTTAAGTATTTTTGAAAATATAGCAATCGGAAAACTAAATGCAACAAAAGAAGAAGTCATAGAAGCTGCTAAAAAAGCAAGATGCCATGATTTTATTTCTGCTTTACCAAATGGATATGAAACACGAATAGGTGAAATGGGAGTTAAGTTATCCGGGGGAGAAAAACAAAGAATCTCCATAGCAAGAATGATACTTAAAAATGCACCGATTTTAATATTAGATGAGGCAATGGCAGCTGTTGATAGTGAAAATGAAAGACTAATCGGCGAAGCAATTGACGATTTAAGCAAGGATAAAACAGTTATTACAATCGCCCATCACTTAAATACGATTAGAGATTCAGACCAAATTATCGTAATGGATAAGGGTGTTGTTCTTGATGCAGGAAGCCATGAAGAGTTGATGAAAAGATGTGAGTTCTATAAGGATATGGTTGAAGCACAGAACAAGGTAGATAGATGGAATTTGAAAGAGGTGTTAACAGAAAATGTTTAG